TATTTTACCTGGCAACCAAACCTGATTAACACAGCCATGGGTACTGATTTACTGGCCATATTGGTCTGTTACACTAACGATATTAATCACTTTCAGGCCAGCTTAAATGCAGCAGAGCGCGGTAGCAGCAACTGCGCCTTTAAATTGGATTATACTGCACCAGGCGAAAAAATAGAAATTTACGCTACCTTTTTATCGAATAACCGCGAGAGGGCAAGCGACAGCCATTATATGGGCAGCATTGAATTTTAGTTTAAACTGTTTTTTCATTTGTTCTGATGAATGCCTACAATTTACCTAAGTTTGAAATCCAAACGTTAAGACAAAGGAATATTAAATGAAGATTACACTGATCGCTATTGGCAAAACAGAGGATAAATATCTAATTGAAGGAATTGATAAATATATCAACCGCCTCAAACATTATATTAATTTTAGTTTTTTAGCTATACCTGATGTAAAAAACGTTAAAAACCTAAGCGAGGCTCAGCAAAAGGCAAAGGAGGCAGAATTACTACATAAACAAATTAACAATGGCGACGTTGTTATTTTGTTGGATGAAAAAGGGAAAAAATATTCATCTGTAGAATTTTCAAACTACTTAAATAAACAGATGGTGGGCAGTGTACAACATTTAATTTTTATTATTGGCGGCCCTTATGGATTTGATGAAACGATTTATAAACGAGCAAACGGTTTAATTTCACTGTCTGACATGACCTTTTCGCACCAAATGATCAGATTGTTTTTTGTAGAACAGCTTTACCGTGGATTTAGCATTTTAAAGGGCGAACCTTATCATCACGCATAAGTTATATATTTCGAGATTAAAATCTTCAAAGCAAACTTTATCATTCATGAATAGAATTTTATTAACATTCTCCATCTTATTCATCACCAACTTTAATACTTTCGCACAAAAAGCAAAGGAGTATTACGAAAAAGGGTTAAATGCCTTTGAAAAGAAATTAGACAACCAAGCTTTACTTTACCTTGATTCATCTATAAATCTTAAAAATGATGAATATATGAGTTATCAACTTAGAGGCTTTGTAAAATCTTCACAAGGTAAATTCGTTGATGCTATTGCAGATTTTGATAAAGCAATAGGGCTTAATCCCAATGATGCTGATAATTTTGCTTACAGAGCTTCTGCAAAAGGTTCGAATACAGATACTAATGGTGCAGTACAAGATTTAAGCCAGGCCATTAAAATTTCACCAAGGAAATGTCAATATTATCGAGATAGAGCAAAGTTGTACGCAAAATTAAAAGATACCCTTTCGGCGAAGTTGGATTTCGATAAAGCCATAACACTCGATCCGGAAGATGCTTATAATTTTATAGAAAGAGCGATGATTAAAGAAGCAGCCAATGATCTTCGTGGTGCTTTGCAAGATTTAAACGAGGGCATTCTCATTGATCCCAATCAATCTCCATTTTATAGGCACAGAGCAGAATTGCACCTCAAACTTCGCGATACAACTTCAGCGTTATCAGATTATGATAATGATATTAGGCTGATCAAAAAAGATGATCCAATGTTTTATTGGGATCATTATGATAGAGCTACCGCACGGTTTAATAAAGCTTATTACCAAGGCTGTATTGAAGATTGTAGTATTGTAATTTCAGGTTTAACAACCGATAGTGATACCTCTTTAATAAAATTTGTTTACAAATGCAGGGCACTTGCCAATCTTAAAAGCACTAATTATTTTGCTGCCATCGCAGATTGTGATGAATTTTATAAACACGACCCAAAAGATATCAGCATATACCTCGCCAAAGCGGAGGCTTACTATATGCTTAGCGAATTTAGCAATTGTATTACAACAATAAATAAAGCTATTGCTATCCACCCTACAGCAGAAGCTTATTTTTATAAATCGATGGCTAATGTTAAACTGAATAACCTAAAGGAAGTTGAAAACGATCTAACCAAAGCAATTAATTTAAATCCCAGCTATTTTTTAGCGTACAGGAATCGGGCACTGCTTAGAGGGGTACAGGCAAATTATAAAGGTGCCGTTTCTGATGCCAATGTTTTTTTAAAAAACGATCCAACAGACGTTAAGGTATTAACGACTAAGGGAATGGCACTATATTTTCTTAATAATAAAAAAGAAGGTTGCGCAATTGTAAAAAGAGCAATAAGCTTAGGTGATCAGACGGCAAAACAATTTGCAAAGGAAAAATGCAAATAAAGAAAGCTTATGGAATAATTATGTTATAATCATCATTAAATAAAAGAAATTATGCTATTAGATAAATATAAACGGGAATACAGGTATAAAAGCGATCAGAACCGCAATAACAAATACTTATGGATCAGCATTATTGCTTCATTGGTGATTGTAGCACTGCTTTGGTATTTTTTCGATTAATTTCATAAAAAAACACCAGACAAATTTGGCCTGGTGTTTCTCTATATTGAAGTAAATAAAGCTTAAACGCCTTTTTTACTAGTCATACTTGCTTTTTTAGCAGGAGCTGAAGTTTTTGTAGTTGCTTTTGCACTTGCTGATGCTTTTGCTCCACTGGCTTTAGGTTTCTTATCTGAAGCTGATTTTTCTTCTGATAACTTAACTTCTGCTGGTGTACCCGGAGTTTCTGGAGTTTCTTCAGTAAACAAAGGCAAATCTTTTAACAAATTATACCAGGTAATGATTTTCTTCATATCAGAAGCATAAACTTTCTCCTGATCGTGACCTGGAGCTACCTCAAGGAAATAAGCACGCAAATCGCCTTTCAAATCTGGAGTAGATCCTTTTGCAGAAATTTTGGCAAAAATATCTGCCAATTTAATTTCCTCATCTTCACCATACACAGTAATATCTTCTAACGAAGCTAATTTTGTATTGGTAATGTTAGCAACAATTTTAGTTTTTTGAGCATCCAAGCTCTCTAAAATGTAACCCACTTTATTTTGTCCAACCAGTTTAAACAAACCCGGTCTGCCAGATACGGCAACAATTCCTCTTAAATTCATATGATGTGTGTTTAGCGGTTAGCGGTTGGGGTTTAGCGCAACAAATCGCCTACCACCAAACGCATAACGTATTTCTAATGTTTTAAAATCTAAATATGAGCAATTAGCGCTTTTAAACGCTTATCGCCAAACGCATTGCGTATTAATTAATCTTCTAAAACTTCAATGTTTAAAATTTTATCACCTTGGCGAATATCATCTACAAGGTCTACATTCTCAACTACTTTACCAAAGCAGGTATGGTTACGGTCTAAGTGTGCTGTATTTGTTCTGCTATGACAGATAAAAAACTGTGAACCACCAGTATTGCGGCCAGCATGAGCCATAGATAAAACACCACGATCGTGATATTGATTTTCTCCGTCTAATTCGCAATCAATTTTATAACCTGGGCCACCAGTACCTGCCAAATGTGCTTTAGCCGGATCTTTTGAATTTGGACATCCGCCCTGAACCATAAAGTTAGGAATTACGCGGTGAAAAGTTACACCATCATAAAAGCCTTCTTTAGCTAATTTTTTAAAGTTTGCAACGGCTTTTGGCGCATCATTTTCGTAGAATTCTACGGTCATATCGCCTTTTTCTGTTTTTATTATTGCTTTACTCATATCAATATCGGTACTAATTTTAAATTTCGTTCGCCTAAAAAACTTTCATATTTTTTTAGTAGAGGGCAAAAATAACAAAATTGTATAACTTATAACATCATTAAATTTTTCTATACAGTTTAAATGCGGTATTTTAGTGTTTTAAGTATACCAATTTGATAAAGAAATCTTATATTCTATTTATTTGCCTGCTTTGCTCCCTGGGCCTTAGGGCTTCTTCTTTGTTAATTTACATGGATGAAGATCAAAAAAACCACCTTAAGGCCTATGGTATAGCCTATTGGACGATCAGCAAACAGCTGGAGGTTGATTGGCTCTTAAATTATCGTGGCGGAAGCTTTTTAATTAAATACAATAAAACCGTTGAGGATGAGCTTAAAATCCGTGGAGTCTCTTACGAAGTAATGGCTGATGGAAAAGTGGTGAGTTTATTAAACGAAATCAGTGATCCTGCTGTGAATATGGAAATGGTTAAACTGGAGAAAACGCCAAAAATTGCAGTTTACTCTCCAAAAAGCAAATTACCATGGGATGATGCGGTTACACTCGTTTTAACCTACGCCGAAATTCCATACGATGTAATTTATGATGACGATATCCTTCAGGATAAATTGAGCAAATACGATTGGCTTCACCTGCACCACGAAGATTTTACCGGGCAATATGGCCGTTTCTGGGCCAATTTCAGGTATGCAACCTGGTACCAGGAAGATGTTAAAAACCAGGAAAATTTGGCCAAACGTATGGGCTATAAAAAGGTTTCGGAAATGAAATTAGCCGTTGCTAAACACATTAAAGAATACTGTGCTGGTGGAGGTTTTTTGTTTGCCATGTGCTCTGGTACCGATAGTTTCGACATTGCCCTTGCCGCCGAAGGTGTTGATATTTGCGCGCAAATGTTTGATGGCGATCCGGCGGATCCAAATGCACAAAGTAAACTGGATTTTAATAAAACGCTAGCCTTCCAGAATTTCAAGTTAGACAATAACCCGATGAACTATGAATTTTCGGATATAGATGCTACCCAAACCCGTACACTTAACCAAACCAACGATTATTTTACTTTATTCGATTTTTCGGCCAAATGGGACCTCGTTCCAACCATGCTTACCCAAGACCACGACAAGGTTATTAAAGGTTTTATGGGGCAAACCACAGCATTCAGAAAGAGCTTAGTGAAAACGAGTGTAACCGTTTTAGGTGAAAATAAAGGCGCGGCAGAGGTAAGATATTTACATGGCGAAATTGGCAAAGGTCAGTTTACTTTTTACGGCGGTCACGATCCAGAAGATTATCAGCATGCTGTTGGCGATCCGCCAACAGATTTAAGCTTGCATCCAAATTCACCGGGATATCGCCTGATCCTCAATAATGTGCTTTTTCCCGCAGCAAAAAAGAAACCTCAAAAAACGTAATTTATCAAAATTTAACTTTTGGCATTATTCCTTTTGAGTTTAAAAAATTGTTAATTCTCCGCTATATTCCTGTTATGTATACAGTAAATGGCTCCTCATACCATTTCTGATCTGGATTATAGCTACCCTTAAATCCTCCAAAAATTACACTGATAGCCAATGTATTAGCTACCAAACTGTAACACTCTTGATACTTTGGCACAGCTTTTGGATTAGCACAGGTAATTAACAAACAGGGTAAAACCTGAAAATTTAAACAAGATTTTTATAAAAGAAAAATATCATGAAAAAGTTACTATTAAGCGCATCAGTTATTTTATTGGCAACAGGTGCATTTGCACAAACAAAAATGACTAGTGAAACTGCTCGTTTTGGAATTAAAGCCGGTGTTAACTTATCAAAGTTTCACGCTGGTGGCGATGATGCCGCAGCCAATAATTTTAATGATAATGCAAAAAACAATGTGGGTTTTAATGTTACCGCATTTGGTGATTTTGGTGTAGGAAATAATTTCTTTATCCAACCAGGTGTATCACTACAGAACAAAGGTAATAAATTCGAATCGGTAAGCACGACCACCGCTATAGGCAATACAGTTACAACCACATCTTCCATCAAAACCAATTTAATGGCTATTGAGGTTCCAAT
The nucleotide sequence above comes from Pedobacter riviphilus. Encoded proteins:
- the rlmH gene encoding 23S rRNA (pseudouridine(1915)-N(3))-methyltransferase RlmH, with product MKITLIAIGKTEDKYLIEGIDKYINRLKHYINFSFLAIPDVKNVKNLSEAQQKAKEAELLHKQINNGDVVILLDEKGKKYSSVEFSNYLNKQMVGSVQHLIFIIGGPYGFDETIYKRANGLISLSDMTFSHQMIRLFFVEQLYRGFSILKGEPYHHA
- a CDS encoding tetratricopeptide repeat protein produces the protein MNRILLTFSILFITNFNTFAQKAKEYYEKGLNAFEKKLDNQALLYLDSSINLKNDEYMSYQLRGFVKSSQGKFVDAIADFDKAIGLNPNDADNFAYRASAKGSNTDTNGAVQDLSQAIKISPRKCQYYRDRAKLYAKLKDTLSAKLDFDKAITLDPEDAYNFIERAMIKEAANDLRGALQDLNEGILIDPNQSPFYRHRAELHLKLRDTTSALSDYDNDIRLIKKDDPMFYWDHYDRATARFNKAYYQGCIEDCSIVISGLTTDSDTSLIKFVYKCRALANLKSTNYFAAIADCDEFYKHDPKDISIYLAKAEAYYMLSEFSNCITTINKAIAIHPTAEAYFYKSMANVKLNNLKEVENDLTKAINLNPSYFLAYRNRALLRGVQANYKGAVSDANVFLKNDPTDVKVLTTKGMALYFLNNKKEGCAIVKRAISLGDQTAKQFAKEKCK
- a CDS encoding DUF5606 family protein, coding for MNLRGIVAVSGRPGLFKLVGQNKVGYILESLDAQKTKIVANITNTKLASLEDITVYGEDEEIKLADIFAKISAKGSTPDLKGDLRAYFLEVAPGHDQEKVYASDMKKIITWYNLLKDLPLFTEETPETPGTPAEVKLSEEKSASDKKPKASGAKASASAKATTKTSAPAKKASMTSKKGV
- a CDS encoding asparagine synthetase B — its product is MDEDQKNHLKAYGIAYWTISKQLEVDWLLNYRGGSFLIKYNKTVEDELKIRGVSYEVMADGKVVSLLNEISDPAVNMEMVKLEKTPKIAVYSPKSKLPWDDAVTLVLTYAEIPYDVIYDDDILQDKLSKYDWLHLHHEDFTGQYGRFWANFRYATWYQEDVKNQENLAKRMGYKKVSEMKLAVAKHIKEYCAGGGFLFAMCSGTDSFDIALAAEGVDICAQMFDGDPADPNAQSKLDFNKTLAFQNFKLDNNPMNYEFSDIDATQTRTLNQTNDYFTLFDFSAKWDLVPTMLTQDHDKVIKGFMGQTTAFRKSLVKTSVTVLGENKGAAEVRYLHGEIGKGQFTFYGGHDPEDYQHAVGDPPTDLSLHPNSPGYRLILNNVLFPAAKKKPQKT
- a CDS encoding peptidylprolyl isomerase, whose amino-acid sequence is MSKAIIKTEKGDMTVEFYENDAPKAVANFKKLAKEGFYDGVTFHRVIPNFMVQGGCPNSKDPAKAHLAGTGGPGYKIDCELDGENQYHDRGVLSMAHAGRNTGGSQFFICHSRTNTAHLDRNHTCFGKVVENVDLVDDIRQGDKILNIEVLED